The following are encoded in a window of Gossypium raimondii isolate GPD5lz chromosome 13, ASM2569854v1, whole genome shotgun sequence genomic DNA:
- the LOC105783231 gene encoding uncharacterized protein LOC105783231 translates to MGENKELTPSKYDMNAKWDACIDLTLRRFVYSSLAGAFGGLLFFRSPVTRWASVAFGAGIGIGSAYTDCSSLFGGYSPKLAPPKLDDAPAPKEQVE, encoded by the exons ATGGGGGAAAACAAGGAATTGACGCCGTCAAAGTATGACATGAACGCAAAATGGGACGCCTGCATCGATCTTACTCTCCGCCGCTTCGTTTATTCATCCTTGGCTGGCGCTTTTGGTGGCCTCCTTTTCTTCA GGAGTCCAGTGACTCGATGGGCATCTGTAGCTTTTGGTGCTGGGATTGGGATTGGATCTGCATACACTGATTGTTCTAGTCTTTTTGGTGGATATTCTCCGAAGTTGGCTCCTCCTAAACTTGATGATGCTCCTGCACCCAAG gAGCAAGTGGAGTGA
- the LOC128036097 gene encoding uncharacterized protein LOC128036097 codes for MGDDKELTPSKYDMNAKWDACIDLTLRRFVYSSLAGAFGGLLFFRSPVTRWASVAFGAGIGIGSAYTDCSSLFGGYSPKLAPPKLDDAPAPKEQVE; via the exons ATGGGGGATGACAAGGAATTGACGCCGTCAAAGTATGACATGAACGCAAAATGGGACGCCTGCATCGATCTCACTCTCCGCCGCTTCGTTTATTCATCCTTGGCTGGCGCTTTTGGTGGCCTCCTTTTCTTTA GGAGTCCAGTGACTCGATGGGCATCTGTAGCTTTTGGTGCTGGGATTGGGATTGGATCTGCATACACTGATTGTTCTAGTCTTTTTGGTGGATATTCTCCGAAGTTGGCTCCTCCTAAGCTTGATGATGCTCCTGCACCCAAG gaGCAAGTGGAGTGA